The Cololabis saira isolate AMF1-May2022 chromosome 5, fColSai1.1, whole genome shotgun sequence genome segment GAAATGTCATTATTTACCCttaaagtaatcagattacaccgaatatcagcatcactgaaatgaacCTGATGCtgaatcaatcacaacgatgtgcaaatattatccatatatttattcaaacaagtccgttataaacacaaaactgtaattaaatacacatgcaccaaaacatgaaatcaaagacaaaatacaaatagtttacaaaactgaacATTAATAGGAGGAAGATGCTGACGCCAACGTTTATGTAACGAGGTTCTGcagagaaataaaaacatttaccaCCAAACCATGTCCAAACTCCAGTTTTTATTCAACAAAACTGGTTTAAGAGCAACATTTGTTCGTTGAACGTCGGTTCTGCAGAACCTGCATGAgacgggaccaggaccaggaccaggaccaggaccgggaccaggaccgggaccgggaccaggaccaggaccaggtcaagaaccaggaccaggaccccgGGATGAAACCGGTCTGGACCCGCCGGGTTAGTTTACAGTCCAGCTGGCTGCAGGTccgtatggaggattttttgtgccaatattaaataaataaatacattattaattaattaaaatgggaatgaaatatatcattaattaattaaatatatcattaattaattaaatatatcattaattaattaaatgtgtcattaattaattaaaatacaattcattttaagtaaaaatatatatttattatttcagcatttaattaattaatgacatatttaattaatgattttgtgtgaatcatgaaatgtaaaactgcatttaattaattaatgaaacatttaattaattaatgatatatttcattcccaatttaattaattaatgatgtatttatttatttaattttggcacaaacaaTCCTCCATCGGTCCGACCCCCCGGGGAAGAACCGACCCCCcagaaagacccccccccccccatcagtcGGTGCCCTCCCCCCTCCGGAACTCCTCCAGCGCCGCCGCCGCCTCCTCCCGGACCTTGTAGCCTCTCAGCTCCGTCTGCAGCTCTCCGGGTCGGGGAGGAACCTCCGGGATGCTCTGGGGATCGGAACGGGAAATGTTGGTACAACACGGTCTGTGAgggcgagtattaatataatataatatatgaattaatgtatattattgcatatattattaatgtattaatataatataataacataatatatattaatataatatatgaattcatgtatattattacatgtatagtattgcatatattattaatgtattaatataataacataatatatattaatataatatatgaattaatgtatattattgcatatattattaatgtattaatataatataattacataatatatattaatataatatattaattcatgtatattattacatatattattaatgtattaatataatataattatataatatatattaatataatatattaattaatgtatattattacatatattattaatgtattaatataatataataacataatatatattaatataatatatgaattaatgtatattattacatatattattaatgtattaatataatataattacataatatatattaatataatatattaattaatgtatattattacatgtatagtattacatatattattcatgtattaatataatataattacataatatatattaatataaacatccgtggaatgcacggacacggctgtgacgtcagccgtgacgtcacgcccagaaagagacttttcttttacttttctggccgttataaaacatttgtgacggatataaagtccatgacttaaaaatatagaatacaaagattagtaatgtGCGGTGAttccagctggaggttcctgtgaacagttttagaggacgatcttttactattgcggtccatgggaaaaaagctttctgttgcagtaccgcggctggacactgggggGAACCGGCGCTGCTGAGTGGAGACTGGGGTAGTAATGATGCCCCCCACCACCATGACCCCACCCATGATTCCCCCTCACCAGGTCCGGTAGGTAGTACTGGTGAACCGTCTGGGCTCCTGCAAACATGGACAGCAGACTGGCCCCCATCAGACGCAGGTACCGGGACCAGGACACGCCGGCCGGCATCTCCGGGGGAGGGGACGagacgaggagacgaggagacgaggagacgaggagacgaggagacCTGCAGGAGGAGACGAGGAGACCTGCAGAGGCAGAAGCAGCATATTCACTGGTGCTCAGGAAAACTACATgcaaccttttttattttaaaggagcttgaggctccttttaagaaatgagactctctagcgccacccttcaccacgacggccgttgggggtactgcagccaacagtgaagccggcacgggagaacggggagaacgtgcatgcagcgtcatgtgacgtcacatctgcaggacagcgcgggaaattcaggaccgaattgcagcacattttgcagcaacagcctgttcaaggcaaaggagagatacactagaggaaacattctttttggtttggaacgcttcatctgacattattactagaaaactcaaaacgtatacggatttttttcataaattctgcctcaagctcctttaagtgagaAAGATCATTTAATATTGGAAAATAAGGACAAATCCTTGACTGGGGGGGACACCCCAGCAAGTTTAAACTAAATGTTTATGGGAAACTGAACCTGTGACACAATACAAATCcccattgtttctttttttttaaatctttttattattttataataggaGCCCCGACAAGcattgacaaaacaaaacaagagaaaagaaaaaaaaaaacaaaaagacaaaaaatagaCGCCGACAATGGTTAATAAATACAGAGAATATCTATACAGTGAATACATGAAATAGCAGCAACCCTTTAAAGCAGAGTCTCAGACTCCTGgtcctcatttatcaaccgttcttacgcacagatctgtgtgtacgaacattcccacgcaaagtatggaatttatcaaccaggggcctgtactacgaagcaagttcaacatatccaggatatcttttccttatccagattcactaacccggacaattgcaatcacgctaagcggtcacacgacggcggttatcaactcggtatatcaacccaggtttctccaatctggatatgagcgcgtgcacataaaaggggcggtgttttcagcgcatgaccaatcgcaagcatggagaagtccgctgtcagagccgcttatttcagtagcgaagagcaaacaataattttacggaaatatgatgagtataggcatataatacaggcaaaaagcaacacagttgcagctgcaaaatgcaggaaagacagctggcaaaagatcgctgactgtataaatgcataaattcatagggatataaacatatatttgaatattctgggaatcttaatcttaaactgtaaaccatgatcagcaatattaaaataataaaaggcttgcaatatttcagttgatttgtaatgaatccagaatgtatgacatttttttgtttttgtgtttgcattacagaaaatcacaatattctaattttctgagacagtcctgtatatattggttctataactattgttgttgactgataacttgtgctgatgctgtaccaaagaattgggtttatttatttattttatttaatttttaattttttaaggaggcaggtatttagtattttaaagtgacttctcagaatgttcgagggacgaaattgaaaatcccttttttgctatccccttacaaatgcatcttctttttgatttcttcttgatttatttatttaattggtattagttttggattgactgtacatcggattttgggtgatgatttgttttatttattcattgattgatttattttttattttctcctccacctcttttttctttttttcctttttttttggatcgttcatacaggtactcatcagggaaagcaaaggggttttggcggtcccagaatacgcgttctcttcggagggatcctctcacgatccgcgcaccgagctccactggattctcttcgaaagggcatgccattttccaagagagctgattggtcagtgggcggtgcttttatacccggcgatctgtatctcgaacataacctgctccggagcaggttagcggttcagcataagttaccatggcgatgtaccccggtaagaagtgaaccaccgtcgtagtcctgaaaacccagggttaaacctgaagttacctcgctaaccccaaatcccgcttcgtagtacaggccccaggtgtcTCTGTTGGACATTTGTTCTGGGGACGAACGTCTCTGACGACATTTTGGAACAATTACGACCATTTGTCA includes the following:
- the LOC133443659 gene encoding ubiquinol-cytochrome-c reductase complex assembly factor 6, whose product is MPAGVSWSRYLRLMGASLLSMFAGAQTVHQYYLPDLSIPEVPPRPGELQTELRGYKVREEAAAALEEFRRGEGTD